One stretch of Cedecea neteri DNA includes these proteins:
- the relA gene encoding GTP diphosphokinase, whose product MVAVRSAHINKAGEFAPEKWIASLGISNQQSCERLAETWAYCERQTKGHPDAELLLWRGVEMVEILSMLSMDNDTLRASLLFPLADAGVVSEEVMLESVGKQVVTLIHGVRDMDAIRHLKATHNDSVSSDQVDNVRRMLLAMVDDFRCVVIKLAERIAHLREVKDAPEDERVLAAKECTNIYAPLANRLGIGQLKWELEDYCFRYLHPEEYKRIAKLLHERRIDREQYIDDFVGTLRSSMKEEGVKAEVYGRPKHIYSIWRKMQKKHLAFDELFDVRAVRIVAERLQDCYAALGIVHTHFRHLPDEFDDYVANPKPNGYQSIHTVVLGPNGKTIEIQIRTRQMHEDSELGVAAHWKYKEGNARSGSSGHEDRIAWLRKLIAWQEEMSDSGEMLDEVRSQVFDDRVYVFTPKGDVVDLPAGSTPLDFAYHIHSDVGHRCIGAKIGGRIVPFTYQLQMGDQIEVITQKQPNPSRDWLNPNLGYITTSRGRAKIHNWFRKQDRDKNILAGRQILDDEIEHLGISLKEAEKTLLPRYNFNEIEELLAAIGGGDIRLNQMSNYLQAQFNKPSAEEQDAAALRQLTQKTYAPPQSRSKDNGRVVVEGVGNLMHHIARCCQPIPGDEIVGFITQGRGISIHSADCDQLAELQSHAPERIVDAVWGESYSSGYSLVVRVTANDRSGLLRDITTILANEKVNVLGVASRSDTKQQLATIDMTIEIYNLQVLGRVLGKLNQVPDIIDARRLHG is encoded by the coding sequence ATGGTTGCGGTAAGAAGTGCACATATCAACAAAGCTGGCGAATTTGCGCCCGAAAAATGGATTGCAAGCCTCGGGATTTCCAACCAGCAGTCGTGTGAACGCTTAGCCGAAACCTGGGCGTATTGTGAACGCCAGACCAAAGGACATCCCGACGCCGAGCTGCTGTTGTGGCGTGGCGTGGAGATGGTCGAAATCCTCTCGATGCTGAGTATGGACAACGATACGCTGCGCGCCTCGCTGCTGTTCCCGCTGGCGGACGCGGGCGTGGTCAGTGAAGAAGTGATGCTGGAAAGCGTCGGCAAACAGGTGGTTACCCTGATTCACGGCGTGCGTGACATGGACGCTATTCGCCACCTGAAAGCGACCCACAACGACTCCGTTTCTTCTGACCAGGTGGATAACGTTCGCCGGATGCTGCTGGCGATGGTGGACGACTTCCGCTGCGTGGTCATTAAGCTTGCGGAACGTATCGCCCATCTGCGCGAAGTGAAAGACGCGCCGGAAGATGAGCGCGTGCTGGCGGCGAAAGAATGTACCAATATCTATGCGCCGCTGGCGAACCGCCTGGGCATTGGCCAGCTTAAGTGGGAGCTGGAAGATTACTGCTTCCGCTACCTGCACCCGGAAGAATACAAGCGTATAGCGAAGCTGCTGCACGAGCGCCGTATCGATCGCGAGCAGTACATCGACGATTTTGTCGGCACGCTGCGCTCTTCGATGAAAGAAGAGGGCGTAAAGGCTGAAGTTTATGGCCGACCAAAACATATCTACAGCATTTGGCGCAAGATGCAGAAAAAGCATCTCGCGTTTGACGAACTGTTTGACGTGCGCGCCGTGCGCATCGTCGCCGAGCGCCTGCAGGACTGCTACGCGGCGCTGGGGATAGTCCACACTCACTTCCGCCACCTGCCGGATGAGTTTGACGACTATGTCGCAAACCCTAAACCGAATGGCTACCAGTCCATTCACACCGTGGTGCTCGGCCCGAACGGCAAAACCATAGAGATACAGATCCGCACCAGGCAGATGCATGAAGATTCCGAGCTGGGCGTGGCCGCACACTGGAAGTACAAAGAGGGCAATGCGCGCAGCGGCAGCTCAGGTCATGAAGACCGCATTGCGTGGCTGCGCAAGCTTATCGCCTGGCAGGAAGAGATGTCCGACTCCGGCGAGATGCTCGACGAAGTCCGTAGCCAGGTCTTTGACGACCGCGTATACGTGTTTACGCCGAAGGGGGATGTTGTTGACCTGCCGGCCGGCTCGACGCCGCTGGACTTCGCCTACCACATCCACAGCGATGTCGGGCATCGCTGCATCGGGGCGAAAATCGGCGGGCGCATCGTGCCGTTCACCTACCAGCTGCAGATGGGCGACCAGATTGAAGTCATTACCCAGAAGCAGCCAAATCCGAGCCGCGACTGGCTGAACCCAAACCTGGGATACATTACCACCAGCCGCGGGCGCGCGAAGATCCATAACTGGTTCCGCAAGCAGGATCGGGACAAGAACATTCTTGCCGGTCGCCAGATCCTGGACGACGAAATTGAGCATCTGGGGATCAGCCTGAAAGAAGCTGAGAAAACGCTGCTGCCGCGCTACAACTTCAACGAAATTGAAGAGCTGCTGGCGGCCATCGGCGGGGGGGATATCCGCCTCAATCAGATGAGCAACTACCTGCAGGCGCAGTTTAATAAGCCGAGCGCAGAAGAACAGGATGCCGCCGCGCTGCGTCAGCTGACGCAAAAAACCTATGCCCCGCCGCAGTCGCGCAGCAAAGACAATGGTCGCGTCGTTGTGGAGGGCGTAGGAAATCTTATGCACCACATCGCCCGCTGCTGTCAGCCGATTCCGGGAGATGAAATCGTCGGCTTCATCACCCAGGGGCGAGGGATCTCGATTCACAGTGCGGACTGTGACCAGCTTGCAGAGCTGCAGTCTCATGCGCCGGAACGTATCGTTGATGCCGTTTGGGGGGAAAGCTACTCCAGCGGCTATTCGCTGGTGGTGCGCGTGACGGCGAACGATCGCAGCGGTCTGCTACGCGACATCACGACGATTCTGGCGAACGAAAAGGTTAACGTGCTTGGCGTTGCCAGCCGAAGCGACACGAAGCAGCAGCTGGCCACTATCGATATGACCATCGAGATCTACAACCTGCAGGTGCTTGGCCGCGTGCTGGGCAAGCTGAATCAGGTGCCGGACATTATCGATGCTCGCAGGCTGCACGGCTAA
- the mazG gene encoding nucleoside triphosphate pyrophosphohydrolase: MTQIDRLLGIMQRLRDPENGCPWDREQTFATIAPYTLEETYEVLDAINREDFDDLRGELGDLLFQVVFYAQMGQEEGRFNFEDICRGISDKLERRHPHIFADGDATTSGEVLAKWEQIKIEERAQKAQHSALDDIPEALPALMRAQKIQKRCSNVGFDWKTLGPVLDKVHEEIDEVMFEAQQAVVDEAKLEEEVGDLLFATVNLARHLGTKAEVALQKANRKFEARFRKVEAIVAAQGLTMEQAGLEIMEKAWQEVKRQETDI; this comes from the coding sequence ATGACTCAAATCGACCGCCTGCTCGGGATCATGCAACGCCTGCGCGATCCTGAAAATGGCTGCCCGTGGGATCGCGAACAAACCTTTGCCACCATCGCCCCTTACACTCTCGAAGAAACCTATGAAGTGCTCGACGCCATTAACCGTGAAGATTTTGACGATCTGCGCGGTGAGCTAGGCGATCTTCTATTCCAGGTGGTGTTTTACGCCCAGATGGGGCAGGAAGAAGGGCGCTTTAATTTTGAGGATATCTGTCGGGGCATCAGCGACAAGCTTGAGCGTCGCCACCCGCATATCTTTGCTGACGGGGACGCCACGACCAGCGGTGAAGTGCTGGCGAAGTGGGAGCAAATCAAAATTGAAGAACGCGCGCAGAAGGCACAACACTCTGCACTCGACGATATCCCCGAGGCGCTGCCCGCGCTGATGCGGGCGCAAAAAATCCAGAAACGCTGCTCAAACGTCGGCTTCGACTGGAAGACGCTTGGCCCGGTGCTGGATAAAGTGCACGAAGAAATTGATGAAGTGATGTTTGAAGCCCAGCAGGCCGTGGTGGATGAGGCAAAACTGGAAGAAGAAGTGGGCGATTTATTGTTCGCTACCGTCAATCTGGCTCGTCATCTGGGCACCAAAGCCGAGGTCGCTTTACAAAAAGCGAACCGAAAATTTGAGGCCCGTTTCCGAAAAGTGGAAGCGATTGTTGCCGCTCAGGGGCTGACCATGGAGCAGGCGGGGCTGGAGATTATGGAAAAGGCCTGGCAGGAAGTGAAACGCCAGGAAACTGATATCTAA
- the pyrG gene encoding glutamine hydrolyzing CTP synthase translates to MTTNYIFVTGGVVSSLGKGIAAASLAAILEARGLNVSIMKLDPYINVDPGTMSPIQHGEVFVTEDGAETDLDLGHYERFIRNKMSRRNNFTTGRIYSDVLRKERRGDYLGATVQVIPHITNAIKERILEGGEGHDVVLVEIGGTVGDIESLPFLEAIRQMAVEVGREHTLYMHLTLVPYMAAAGEVKTKPTQHSVKELLSIGIQPDVLICRSDRVVPANERAKIALFCNVPEKAVISLKDVDSIYKIPGLLKSQGLDDYICKRFSLNAPEANLAEWEQVIYEEANPTGEITIGMVGKYIELPDAYKSVIEALKHGGLKNRLTVNIKLIDSQDVETRGVELLKGLDAILIPGGFGYRGVEGKIATARYARENNIPYLGICLGMQVALIEFARNVAGMDNANSTEFVPDCKYPVVALITEWRDEEGNVEVRTEKSDLGGTMRLGGQQCQLTDGSLVRQMYGEPTIVERHRHRYEVNNMLLKPIEAAGLRVAGRSGDDQLVEIIEVPNHPWFVACQFHPEFTSTPRDGHPLFAGFVKAAGEYQKRQAK, encoded by the coding sequence ATGACAACGAACTATATTTTTGTGACCGGCGGGGTCGTATCCTCTCTGGGTAAAGGCATTGCCGCAGCCTCCCTCGCAGCTATTCTTGAAGCCCGTGGCCTCAACGTATCCATCATGAAACTCGATCCGTACATCAACGTCGATCCGGGTACCATGAGCCCTATTCAACATGGGGAAGTGTTCGTTACCGAAGACGGCGCTGAAACCGACCTGGATTTGGGTCACTACGAGCGCTTTATCCGTAACAAGATGAGCCGCCGTAACAACTTCACCACCGGCCGTATCTATTCTGACGTTCTGCGTAAAGAACGCCGTGGTGACTATCTTGGCGCGACCGTGCAGGTTATCCCGCACATCACCAACGCCATTAAAGAACGTATTCTGGAAGGCGGCGAAGGCCACGACGTAGTGCTGGTTGAAATCGGCGGTACCGTCGGTGACATCGAATCCCTGCCGTTCCTTGAAGCGATTCGCCAGATGGCGGTAGAAGTGGGCCGTGAGCACACCCTCTACATGCATCTGACGCTGGTGCCTTACATGGCCGCAGCCGGTGAAGTGAAAACTAAGCCGACTCAGCACTCCGTAAAAGAACTGCTCTCCATTGGTATCCAGCCAGACGTGCTGATTTGCCGTTCTGACCGCGTTGTACCGGCCAACGAACGTGCGAAGATTGCATTGTTCTGTAACGTTCCAGAGAAAGCGGTAATCTCTCTGAAAGACGTCGATTCTATCTATAAAATTCCAGGCCTGTTGAAATCACAGGGGCTGGACGATTATATTTGTAAACGATTCAGCTTGAACGCGCCGGAAGCCAATCTGGCAGAATGGGAACAGGTTATCTACGAAGAAGCCAACCCAACGGGCGAAATCACCATCGGTATGGTCGGTAAGTACATAGAACTGCCGGATGCCTATAAATCGGTGATTGAAGCGCTGAAACACGGCGGGCTGAAAAACCGTCTGACCGTGAACATCAAGCTGATTGATTCACAGGATGTTGAAACTCGTGGCGTTGAGCTGCTGAAAGGTCTGGATGCTATCCTGATCCCTGGCGGCTTCGGCTATCGCGGCGTTGAAGGCAAAATTGCTACCGCGCGCTATGCCCGTGAAAACAACATCCCGTACCTCGGTATTTGCCTGGGTATGCAGGTTGCCCTTATCGAGTTCGCCCGTAACGTGGCGGGCATGGATAACGCCAACTCCACTGAATTTGTGCCAGACTGTAAGTACCCTGTGGTGGCATTGATCACCGAGTGGCGCGATGAAGAAGGCAACGTTGAAGTGCGCACCGAGAAGAGCGATCTGGGCGGCACAATGCGCCTCGGCGGGCAGCAATGTCAGCTGACCGACGGTAGCCTGGTTCGTCAGATGTACGGTGAGCCGACTATCGTTGAACGCCATCGCCATCGCTATGAAGTCAACAACATGTTGTTGAAACCGATTGAAGCAGCTGGTTTACGTGTTGCAGGTCGTTCCGGTGATGACCAACTGGTGGAAATCATTGAGGTGCCAAACCATCCATGGTTTGTTGCCTGCCAGTTCCACCCGGAATTCACTTCGACTCCGCGTGACGGGCACCCACTGTTTGCAGGCTTCGTGAAAGCCGCCGGTGAGTACCAGAAACGCCAGGCGAAGTAA
- the eno gene encoding phosphopyruvate hydratase: MSKIVKVIGREIIDSRGNPTVEAEVHLEGGFVGLAAAPSGASTGSREALELRDGDKSRFMGKGVLKAVAAVNGPIAEAVLGKDAKDQANIDKIMIDLDGTENKSKFGANAILAVSLAAAKAAAASKGLPLYAHIAELNGTPGKYSMPLPMMNIINGGEHADNNVDIQEFMIQPVGAKTLKEAVRIGSEVFHNLAKVLKSKGMNTAVGDEGGYAPNLGSNAEALAVIAEAVKAAGYELGKDVTLAMDCAASEFYKDGKYVLAGEGNKAFTSEEFTHFLENLTKDYPIVSIEDGLDESDWAGFAYQTKVLGDKIQLVGDDLFVTNTKILKEGIEKGIVNSILIKFNQIGSLTETLAAIKMAKDAGYTAVISHRSGETEDATIADLAVGTAAGQIKTGSMSRSDRVAKYNQLIRIEEALAAQGTPAPFNGLKEVKGQ; this comes from the coding sequence ATGTCCAAAATTGTGAAAGTGATCGGTCGTGAAATCATCGACTCCCGCGGTAACCCGACTGTTGAAGCCGAAGTTCACCTGGAAGGCGGTTTCGTTGGTCTGGCAGCTGCACCATCAGGTGCTTCTACCGGTTCCCGTGAAGCTCTGGAACTGCGCGATGGCGACAAATCTCGTTTCATGGGTAAAGGCGTACTGAAAGCTGTTGCTGCTGTTAACGGCCCGATCGCTGAAGCTGTGCTTGGCAAAGATGCTAAAGACCAGGCTAACATCGATAAGATCATGATCGATCTGGATGGCACCGAGAACAAATCCAAGTTTGGCGCTAACGCCATCCTGGCTGTTTCTCTGGCTGCTGCTAAAGCTGCTGCTGCCTCTAAAGGCCTGCCGCTTTACGCTCACATCGCTGAACTGAACGGCACCCCAGGCAAATACTCTATGCCTCTGCCTATGATGAACATCATCAACGGCGGCGAGCACGCTGACAACAACGTTGATATTCAAGAGTTCATGATTCAGCCTGTTGGCGCAAAAACGCTGAAAGAAGCGGTACGTATCGGTTCTGAAGTGTTCCATAACCTGGCTAAAGTGCTGAAGTCCAAAGGCATGAACACCGCTGTTGGTGACGAAGGTGGCTACGCGCCTAACCTGGGTTCCAACGCAGAAGCGCTGGCTGTAATCGCTGAAGCGGTTAAAGCAGCAGGTTACGAGCTGGGTAAAGACGTTACTCTGGCAATGGACTGTGCAGCGTCTGAATTCTACAAAGACGGTAAATACGTTCTGGCTGGCGAAGGCAACAAAGCGTTCACCTCCGAAGAGTTCACTCACTTCCTGGAAAACCTGACCAAAGATTACCCAATCGTTTCTATCGAAGACGGTCTGGACGAATCTGACTGGGCTGGTTTCGCATACCAGACCAAAGTTCTGGGCGACAAAATCCAGCTGGTTGGTGACGATCTGTTCGTAACCAACACCAAGATCCTGAAAGAAGGTATCGAAAAAGGCATCGTTAACTCCATCCTGATCAAATTCAACCAGATCGGTTCCCTGACCGAAACTCTGGCTGCGATCAAAATGGCGAAAGACGCTGGCTACACTGCGGTTATCTCTCACCGTTCAGGCGAAACCGAAGACGCTACCATCGCTGACCTGGCTGTTGGTACCGCTGCTGGCCAGATCAAAACCGGTTCTATGAGCCGTTCTGACCGTGTTGCTAAGTACAACCAGCTGATTCGTATCGAAGAAGCACTGGCTGCACAGGGCACCCCAGCGCCGTTCAACGGTCTGAAAGAAGTTAAAGGCCAGTAA
- the adhP gene encoding alcohol dehydrogenase AdhP — protein sequence MKAAVVSQNHSVDIVDKPVRSLEHGEALLAMECCGVCHTDLHVKNGDFGDVTGTTLGHEGIGIVKAIGPGVSSLKVGDRASVAWFFRGCGHCEYCNSGNETLCRSVTNAGFTVDGGMAEECIVVADYAVKVPDGLASAEASSITCAGVTTYKAVKVSHIKPGQWIAIYGLGGLGNLALQYAKNVFNAKVIAVDVNDAQLEFAKESGADLVINSRNEDAAKIIQEKTGGAHAAVVTAVAKAAFNSAVDAVRAGSRIVAVGLPPESMSLNIPRLVLDGIEVVGSLVGTRQDLTEAFQFAAEGKVTPKVTLRPLEDINTIFHEMESGKIKGRMVIDFKLKK from the coding sequence ATGAAAGCAGCAGTAGTAAGTCAGAACCATTCAGTCGATATCGTTGATAAACCCGTGCGTTCGCTGGAGCATGGTGAAGCGCTGTTGGCTATGGAATGCTGTGGCGTTTGCCATACGGATTTGCACGTTAAAAACGGCGACTTTGGCGATGTTACCGGCACCACGCTGGGGCATGAAGGCATTGGCATCGTGAAGGCGATTGGGCCGGGTGTCAGCTCGCTGAAAGTAGGCGATCGGGCAAGCGTGGCCTGGTTCTTCCGCGGATGCGGCCACTGTGAATACTGTAATTCTGGTAATGAAACCCTGTGCCGTAGCGTAACCAATGCGGGCTTTACCGTAGACGGCGGCATGGCGGAAGAATGCATCGTGGTGGCTGACTATGCGGTAAAAGTGCCGGATGGCCTGGCATCTGCCGAAGCCAGCAGCATTACCTGTGCCGGGGTAACAACCTATAAAGCGGTAAAAGTTTCCCATATTAAGCCGGGCCAGTGGATTGCTATCTACGGTTTAGGTGGCCTCGGCAACCTCGCGCTGCAGTACGCCAAAAACGTCTTTAACGCGAAGGTTATTGCGGTTGACGTCAACGACGCTCAGCTCGAATTCGCCAAAGAGAGCGGGGCCGATCTGGTGATCAACTCCCGTAACGAAGACGCGGCAAAAATCATTCAGGAAAAAACCGGTGGTGCCCACGCCGCGGTAGTGACTGCCGTTGCTAAAGCAGCCTTTAACTCTGCCGTTGACGCTGTTCGTGCCGGGTCTCGTATCGTGGCCGTTGGCCTGCCGCCGGAGTCCATGAGCCTGAACATTCCTCGCCTGGTACTGGACGGCATTGAGGTTGTTGGCTCGCTGGTCGGTACGCGTCAGGACCTGACCGAGGCATTCCAGTTTGCAGCGGAAGGAAAGGTAACGCCGAAGGTGACGCTACGTCCTCTGGAGGACATTAATACCATTTTCCATGAAATGGAGAGCGGCAAGATCAAAGGCCGCATGGTGATTGATTTTAAACTGAAAAAATAA
- a CDS encoding M20 family metallopeptidase: protein MDLKQYLQELKRVVNIDCGTATPAGVEEVSHIFQQWYLSENWHCDSVDLGNKVGPGLFATNKPNATWYDVLLVGHMDTVFPPGTVSERPFSIEGDRAYGPGVSDMKSGLLAILWALRGLEKADLERLAIAVAMNPDEETGSAYSHEWIGGIAKRSRCVLVCEAARADGSLVKARKGMARYRLAFKGVAAHAGNDPEKGRSAVKALAHAVLAISDLADPTKGTTLNTGVISGGVGANIVADRAEMIVDLRFNDNDEYLRVNEAVQSFSQRQFEPDVLTTVEQQAQTPAMSPSAETEKLMKLVEKAGEAVDVEVRWQAVGGGSDANHTAALGIPSLDGFGPIGAGFHSPSEYLELNSIEPRVRLLREVIRSL, encoded by the coding sequence ATGGACCTGAAACAGTATCTTCAAGAGTTAAAAAGAGTCGTGAATATCGACTGCGGCACCGCCACCCCTGCTGGTGTGGAAGAGGTCAGCCATATCTTTCAGCAATGGTATCTGTCAGAAAACTGGCACTGTGACAGCGTTGATCTGGGGAACAAAGTGGGGCCGGGTCTGTTTGCCACCAATAAACCCAATGCCACGTGGTACGACGTTTTACTGGTGGGACATATGGATACCGTATTCCCGCCGGGAACCGTTTCAGAGCGCCCTTTCAGCATTGAAGGCGATCGCGCCTATGGGCCTGGCGTTTCGGACATGAAAAGCGGGCTTCTGGCAATTCTCTGGGCTCTGCGCGGGCTGGAAAAAGCGGATCTTGAGCGGCTCGCTATCGCCGTGGCCATGAACCCGGACGAAGAAACTGGCTCGGCCTATTCGCACGAATGGATCGGCGGCATCGCAAAACGCAGCCGCTGTGTGCTGGTGTGCGAAGCCGCAAGAGCCGACGGCTCACTGGTAAAAGCGCGAAAAGGCATGGCCCGCTACCGCCTGGCTTTTAAAGGCGTTGCCGCCCATGCGGGTAACGATCCGGAAAAAGGGCGTTCGGCGGTTAAAGCGCTCGCTCACGCGGTGCTGGCGATAAGCGATTTGGCCGATCCGACTAAGGGTACCACGCTGAACACCGGCGTTATTTCCGGCGGCGTCGGGGCGAATATAGTGGCGGATCGCGCGGAGATGATTGTCGATCTTCGCTTCAATGATAACGACGAATATCTGCGGGTTAACGAGGCCGTTCAGTCGTTCAGCCAGCGCCAGTTCGAACCAGATGTGCTAACAACCGTCGAACAGCAGGCACAAACGCCAGCGATGTCGCCTTCCGCCGAAACGGAAAAGCTGATGAAGCTGGTGGAAAAAGCCGGTGAGGCTGTCGACGTAGAAGTCCGCTGGCAGGCGGTAGGCGGTGGCTCAGACGCCAATCACACGGCGGCCCTTGGCATACCTTCTCTGGACGGATTTGGCCCTATAGGCGCGGGCTTCCATTCCCCTTCTGAATACCTGGAGCTGAACAGCATTGAACCTCGGGTTCGACTGCTGCGTGAAGTTATTCGCTCGCTGTAA
- a CDS encoding YjiG family protein — MADTAKPMITDVFVAGARKGWTIATTSTLPNVLMAFIIIYALELTGALQGMAWLFGPVMKLFGLPGEAAAVLIGGWMSMGGGVGVAISLFERGILSGEHLAILAPAIYLMGSQVQYAGRILGVVGIPAKRIPLMIALSVLNAFCAMLIMRVLILE, encoded by the coding sequence ATGGCTGATACAGCAAAACCGATGATCACCGATGTCTTTGTGGCCGGGGCGCGCAAAGGCTGGACCATAGCCACTACCAGCACGCTGCCCAATGTATTGATGGCATTCATTATTATCTATGCGCTTGAGCTGACGGGCGCGCTGCAGGGTATGGCGTGGCTGTTTGGCCCGGTAATGAAACTCTTCGGGCTGCCCGGTGAAGCCGCGGCGGTACTTATCGGCGGCTGGATGTCGATGGGCGGCGGCGTAGGCGTCGCTATCAGCCTGTTTGAAAGAGGAATTCTCAGCGGAGAACACCTGGCTATTCTCGCGCCGGCCATCTATTTGATGGGCTCGCAGGTGCAGTATGCCGGGCGTATTCTCGGCGTCGTTGGCATCCCTGCGAAACGCATTCCGCTGATGATAGCCCTTTCCGTACTCAACGCATTTTGCGCCATGCTGATCATGCGCGTTCTTATTCTGGAGTAA
- a CDS encoding nucleoside recognition domain-containing protein: MDNSSVPGQQRVGLSAWFSLLFAMVFFSGLLGGKNWYGVFDFTTLNGAFGKVVSGVNPAGESLDIAKSAFRGNGGYGAMDGFLFAFGLIPAVMFALGMINVLEHYGALRAARKLLTPLLRPLMGVPGATGLALIGSLQSTDVGASLTRVLADEGQITEKEKTVFTMFQFSAGAMITNFFSSGAVLFTLIAVDGSQAVPSSIGMCVAVIFIMKIVGANMMRLILNVTERKAKTEVQHG; this comes from the coding sequence ATGGATAATTCTTCTGTTCCCGGACAACAAAGAGTGGGGCTCAGCGCCTGGTTTAGTTTGCTATTTGCGATGGTCTTTTTTTCTGGCCTGTTGGGCGGGAAAAACTGGTATGGCGTGTTTGACTTCACCACGCTAAACGGCGCCTTCGGCAAAGTTGTCAGCGGCGTTAATCCAGCCGGAGAATCGCTGGATATCGCCAAAAGCGCCTTCCGCGGCAACGGCGGGTATGGCGCAATGGACGGCTTTCTCTTCGCTTTCGGCCTGATTCCTGCCGTGATGTTTGCGCTGGGCATGATTAACGTGCTGGAACACTACGGCGCACTGCGGGCCGCAAGAAAGCTGCTGACGCCTCTCCTCCGGCCCTTGATGGGCGTTCCCGGTGCCACTGGCCTTGCGCTAATCGGCAGCCTGCAAAGTACCGACGTTGGCGCGTCGCTCACCCGCGTGCTGGCTGATGAAGGTCAGATTACCGAAAAAGAAAAAACCGTGTTCACCATGTTCCAGTTTTCCGCCGGAGCCATGATCACCAACTTTTTCTCTTCCGGGGCGGTGCTCTTCACGCTGATCGCCGTTGACGGCAGCCAGGCCGTGCCAAGCTCTATTGGCATGTGCGTCGCCGTGATATTCATTATGAAAATCGTGGGGGCAAACATGATGCGCCTGATCCTGAACGTCACAGAGCGCAAAGCAAAAACAGAGGTGCAGCATGGCTGA
- the queE gene encoding 7-carboxy-7-deazaguanine synthase QueE, giving the protein MQYPINEMFQTLQGEGYFTGVPAIFIRLQGCPVGCAWCDTKHTWDKLADREVSLFSILAKTKESDKWGAGSAEDLLAVIGRQGYTARHVVITGGEPCIHDLTPLTDLLEKNGFSCQIETSGTHEVRCTANTWVTVSPKVNMRGGYDILSQALERADEIKHPVGRMRDVEALDELLATLTDEKSRIIALQPISQKDDATRLCIETCIARNWRLSMQTHKYLNIA; this is encoded by the coding sequence ATGCAGTACCCGATTAACGAGATGTTCCAGACCCTGCAAGGGGAAGGCTATTTTACCGGCGTGCCCGCCATTTTTATTCGCCTGCAGGGTTGCCCGGTAGGCTGCGCCTGGTGCGATACCAAACATACCTGGGATAAGCTCGCGGATCGCGAAGTTTCGCTGTTCAGCATCCTGGCCAAAACCAAAGAAAGCGACAAATGGGGCGCGGGAAGCGCCGAAGATCTGCTGGCGGTGATTGGCCGTCAGGGCTATACCGCGCGGCATGTGGTTATCACCGGCGGCGAGCCTTGCATTCACGATCTTACGCCGCTGACCGATCTGCTGGAGAAAAACGGGTTTAGCTGCCAGATAGAAACCAGCGGCACTCACGAAGTGCGCTGCACGGCGAATACCTGGGTGACGGTTTCCCCTAAGGTGAACATGCGCGGCGGCTACGACATTCTGTCGCAGGCGCTGGAGCGAGCGGATGAAATTAAGCATCCAGTGGGCCGCATGCGCGACGTTGAAGCGCTGGACGAACTGCTTGCCACGCTGACGGACGAGAAGAGTCGGATTATTGCCTTACAGCCGATCAGCCAAAAAGACGACGCGACGCGCCTGTGTATTGAAACCTGTATCGCGCGTAACTGGCGTCTGTCGATGCAAACTCATAAGTATCTGAATATTGCCTGA